In Oryza sativa Japonica Group chromosome 1, ASM3414082v1, the genomic stretch AGCGCACTAGGGCGGAGTATCTGGAGCTCAAGAAGATGGTGGAATCTAGAATTCCAGCCGTGGAGAGGAAGGTCGAGGATATCGGAGAAGCTTTCCAGGCGATGAATACCAAAGTGGATCTGATCGAGAGCACTCTTCAGCGGCAAATCAAGACTGAGAAGACATCGGGTGGCAATGGGAAGATTGGGACCGCTTCGGGGCCATCATCTCCAAAGTTCTCCGGTACGCCCGATTCCAATCTCTTTCCCCATGCCCACTATTCCCTTGATCTTGGCCATAAGCAATTGGATGTTGATCTTGGAGCTGTGGGGTTCAGTGGTGCTGTGCCGCCAATGTTGTGCCCTCAATTTAGTGGTGATAGTCCTCAAATGTGGCGAGCTAACTGTGAGCAATACTTTGATCTGTATGGGATTTTGCCTGCCAATTGGGTAAAAATTGCTACTCTCAATTTTGTGGGCAACGCTGCTTTTTGGTTACAATCTGTCAGAACACAACTTGGGGGAATTTCCTGGCCGGACCTATGTGAGATAGTGTGTAATCGCTTTGCTAGAGACAGAAAAAGAGAACTGATCAGGCAGTGGATTCATTTGAATCAAACTGGGACTGTTAGTGAATATGTGGAAAAATTTGATAATCTTATGCACCAGCTGATGGCCTATGGCAACTCTGACATACCAGACTATTTTGTGACCAAATTTATTGAAGGGTTAAGAGATGATATCAGAACTGTAGTGATGGTACAGAAACCCCCTGATTTAGATGCAGCCTGTTCTGTGGCCTTACTTCTGGAGGAGGCATTAGAGGGTTGTAAGTCTCTGTCATACAAGAAATCTGACCTAATTGTGGGAACCAGACCCCAACGACCAATCTCTTCTTCTAACAATAGAACACTCAGTATCACCAATTCTGAAGATAGGAGAGGAACTGATGCAGCTAGGGCAAGAGATGACAAGTTGGCAGCTCTTAAAGCATATAGGAGATCTAAGGGGTTGTGTTTTACTTGTGGTGAAAGATGGGGAAAAGAACATAAATGTGCCACCACCATTCAGTTGCATGTAGTAGAAGAACTTCTGGAAGCTGTGTCAGTAGAAGCTGTGTTTGAAACTGATGATGAAAATGACACCAAGGAGACACTTATGGCTATATCTCAGCAAGCTATGTGGGGGATAGAATCCAGTAAATCAATCAAATTAAGGGGGTGGATTCAGGGTTTTGAATTATTGATGTTAATTGATTCTGGCAGCACTCATTCCTTTGTGGATGCTAGCATAGGACAGAAGTTATCTGGGCTCAAGCAACTTGATAATCCTGTTGCTGTTAAGATTGCTGATGGAGGGACTATGCAATGTACACAGGAAATTCCTAACTGTAACTGGTGGATGCAAGGATACAATTTCAGCAGTAATTTCAGATTGCTGTATTTGGGGGGTTATGATATTATTCTGGGAATGGACTGGCTAGAATCATACAGTCCCATGCACATTGATTGGGTACACAAATGGTTGGAGTTTCCCTATCAGGGTACAACTGTCAGGTTGCAAGGTCTGCTACCATAGAATCCCAGCTGTTCCAGTATCACTCCTGAACAATTCAATGGCATGATTAGGCAGGGATCACTGCTGTACATGGTTCATCTGGACAATATTGAATCTAGTTCTAAGACCAATATCCCAGATCCAGTGAGAGAGGTAATTACACAGTTCAAGCATCTTTTTGAAGAACCAACTGAACTTCCTCCCAGGAGAGTCTGTGATCATAACATCACACTGTTgcagtcagtcagtcagtctCAGACCTTATAGGTACAACCCTGCATTAAAAGATGAGATAGAGAAATAGGTGGCAGACATGCTGAAATCTGGTGTAATCCAACCTAGCCACAGCCCATTTTCATCACCTGCTATTCTAGTAAGAAAGAAGGATGGAACCTGGAGAATGGTTATTGATTATAGGCAGTTGAATGACATCATTGCCAAAACTAATTACCCAGTACCAGTTATTGAGGAGCTTCTAGATGAATTGACTGGTGCCAAGTGGTTCAGTAAACTTGATCTCAGGGCAGGATATCACCAAATCAGAATGGTAGAAGGGGATGAGTATAAAACAGCTTTTCCAAACTCACCATGGTCACTTTGAGTATAGGGTTATGTCATTTGGTCTCACAAGAGCACCAGCCACCTTCCTGAAAGCTATGAATGATACCCTCAAGACAGTTATCAGGAAATGTGCTCTTGTATTCTTTGATGATATTCTCATTTACAGCCCTGATTTCAACTCTCATCTGGAACATTTAAGACAAGTTTTACAGCTTTTACATGACCATCAATGGAAAGTCAAGTTGAGCAAGTGCTCTTTTGCACAGAAACAGCTCTCCTATCTGGGCCACATAATTGGAGAAACAAGAGTCTCTACAGATCCCTCTAAAATTCAGGATATACTAGACTGGGCAGTTCCTACAACTCCTAAGAAATTGAGAGGTTTTCTTGGACTCACTGGATATTACCGCAAATTTGTGAAGAATTTTGGTTTAATTTCTAAACCCCTTACTCAGCTACTCAGGAAGCATGTTTCTTTTAAGTGGACATCTGAGACAGAACAAGCTTTTCAAGACCTCAAGAAGGCACTCTCCTCTGCACCTGTTTTAGCCCTACCAAATTTTCAATTACCCTTCACTGTGGAGACTGACGCCAGTGATTCTGGTATTGGTGCAGTGCTGACTCAAAATGGGCATCCCATAGCTTATCTAAGCAAGGCATTAGGTCCAAGAACTAGAGGGCTATCGACTTATGAGAAGGAGTGCATGGCTATACTCTTAGCAGTAGATCACTGGAGATCCTATTTGCAGCATGGGGAGTTTGTCATTCTCATTGATCATCATAGCCTGATGCATTTATCAGATCAAAGACTGCACACCCCATGGCAACACAGGGCATTGACCAAATTGCTTGGCCTCAGTTACAAGATTTGCTACAGAAAGGGTAGTTCCAACAATGCAGCTAATGCCCTGTCCAGGAAGTTTCAGGACACTGAAGAAGAAATTAATGCTGTATCAACTTGTGTACCCAGTTGGCAGCAAGAGGTAGAACAAGGGTATACTCAAGACAGTTTTACTTCTCAGTTGATTGCTGCTCTAACTCTTAACCCTGCAGCCAAACAACACTATTCTCTGCAGAATGGACTCCTGAAATACAAGAACAGAATTTGGATTGGTTCTAACTATCCCTTGCAGCTTAAAATTATATCTGAATTGCACTCCAGCCCAGTGGGAGGCCACTCTGGTTTCCCAGTTACTTACAGGAGGATTAAGCAGCTGTTTGCTTGGCAAGGCATGAAGAAAATGATTAAACAAGAATTGCAGAAGTGTCAAATCTGCTTGCAAGAAAAACCGGACAGGGCCAAGTATCCTGGCTTGTTGCAACCACTTCCTGTACCCTCAGGCGCCTGGTAAGTTATTTCCATGGACTTTATTGAAGGTCTACCAAGATCATATTCTTACAACAGCATTCTGGTGGTAGTGGATAGATATTCCAAATATGCCCATTTCATTCCACTCCACCATCCTTTTACTGCTATTATGGTAGCTAAAGCATTCATGACTAATATCTTCAAGTTGCATGGTCTTCCTACTACTATTGTCTCTGACAGAGACAAAATTTTCACCAGTCTTCTGTGGGAACAACTTTTTCTCAGGTCTGATACAAAACTACACTTTACTTCTGCATATCATCCTCAGTCAGATGGGCAAATTGAGAGAGTCAATCAATATTTGGAAATTTATCTCAGATGTTTCACTCATTCTGCCCCCACTAAATGGTCCACATGGCTACATTTGACTGAATTCTGGTATAATTGCTCTTATCATTCTTCTCTGAACAAGACACCTTTTGAGATCCTCTATGGTTACCCCCCAAGCCATTTTAACATTGGGTTCAGAGATTGTGCCATTCCTGATTTGGTTGTTTGGCTCAAAGACAGAGCCACAATACAACAACTGGCCCAGCAACATCTCAATAGAGCACAACAACAAATGAAATACTTTGCTGACAAAAAGAGAAGTTTCAGGGAGTTTGCAGTGGGTGACTGGGTTTACCTCAAGCTACAGCCTTATGTGCAAAGCTCAGTAGCCCCTCGTTCTAATCACAAACTAGCTTTCAAGTACTATGGACCATATCAGATCATCTCAAAAATTGGCACAGTTGCTTACAAGCTTCTTCTCCCTGTTGGAAGCAGTGTTCACCCAGTTTTTCATGTCTCATTGCTAAAGCCAGCCAAGGGATTTGACAAGCCAGTGCAAACTCACTTATCTTATGTCTCCTCTACTCCTCAATATCCTTTACATGTCCTGGATCACAGGTTGACCAGGAAGAATAATTCAACCATTATGCAAGTGCTAATTCAATGATCAGGTACTGCATCTGAACAAGCCACCTGGGAAGATCTGGAGGAGCTGAAGGCAAGGTTCCCTAAAGCAATGGCTTGGGGACAAGCCATTTCTCAAGGAGAGGGGATTGTCAGGTGTCCACCTGTTCCACCTGACGATGATGtcgctgaagaagaagaagagaagctGGCTGAAGAAGAGTAGGAAAAGCTTACtgaagatgatggagaagaagagCAGATAACTGAAGAGGGCGAGCTGGTGGCACGCGAGGAGGATACTCAGACTAAGGAAGATGACGCACAGAAGACACGTCTAGCAAGGCCCAAGAAGCCCAACCCAAAGTACCATGGCGCAGAGTGGGTGGCGTGACAACTGGCGTGCGTGAGTTGTACCCGTGAGAGAGAGTTGCGTGTGGGAGTTGGCTTGTATCGTTAAATACTGAAACGAATACGAAGAACAACGGCTTTGGCAATTTggaggcgaaggcggtggaggcTCAATTTTGTTGAAATGGAGCAATACAACCAATATAATTGCCATAATCCTGTGCTATTTTGAGTGAATTCGAGAGAACCTAACAGAGAGGTCATCGGTTGTTGAACGGAGGGGATTATCGGCTAGCTGACGGCACCGAGAAGAGGCGATCCCGATAGATGGAGGCGAGATAGGGAAGGAaatcgcagcggcggcggcggcgggggaaagAAAAGTGGAAGAAAAGGACAGGAGTGAGGCGCTGATGAGCCCGTCCATTCCTCATGCTCGGCTCGATGCGCTTTTGGTTGTGGGAGTCGACACGAGCGAGCCGAGTTGAGCCTTCTCCTAGAGCGGATGGAGCCGCGCAAGGGCGCCGTCGGATTGCTCGCCCGTCCACGCGTCGCCCATCTAAGTCGGGTATACACGGTGCGGGTTTTGCAGCCGGTCTGCACATAATTTTTTTCCGTAGCGAAGGTCGCCTGCGATTCGGCAGAttatgggattttttttaattttatttattagaatattttttttaaaaaaatatggtttcAAAGTTTTCCAAATCGGTAAATCtaattggagaggcctctccaattaGTCTTAACCAGAGACACCCACGTGCTAGTACTTTAGGAGTTTTGGTTGCTATTAATCGATTGAGCAagtaggggaaatattcctat encodes the following:
- the LOC112937431 gene encoding uncharacterized protein, whose translation is MAQDSSKLDLLLKMVEENEKKRVVADERTRAEYLELKKMVESRIPAVERKVEDIGEAFQAMNTKVDLIESTLQRQIKTEKTSGGNGKIGTASGPSSPKFSGTASEQATWEDLEELKARFPKAMAWGQAISQGEGIVRCPPVPPDDDVAEEEEEKLAEEE